The genomic window ATTGGCTGTACTCTCCGGTGCCGAATGGGGGCTCGTGACCGCTGGAAGTGCTGCAGCAGTGAGCCAGGCGGTTGCTGCTTGCGTCGTCGGCAACGATCCAGAAAAGATGCTCAAGCTCCCGTTACGAGGCGAGAAAACGGTAGTTGTGGCGGCTGATCAGCGGATGGCTTACGAGCATGCAATTCGAGCAGTCGGTTGTGTGGTGCGTCCTATCGGCCGTGCCTCAGACATGGATCAGATTGAAATTGAGAAGATCGCGGCAATATGCGTGGTTGCCTCAGATATTCCAAAGTCGGTCTTGTCGTTCGAACAAATCGCTCTGCGCTCCAAACAACTGGGAATCCCGCTGATTGTGGACGGGGCCGGAGCAGCGCCAAGATTTCCCAGCGTTTTGCTTCAAAATGGGGCCGATCTGCTGATTCATTCAGGCGGCAAGTATATCTGCGGACCACAATCTACCGGCTTCTTACTAGGCTCGGAAAGATTATGCAGAGCGGCGTACTTGAATGGGCCCCCTGGCCAATCGTTTGGTCGGTCAATGAAGGTTGGCAAAGACGAGATCATTGGCGCTTACGTCGCGCTGGAGCAATGGGTTCGAGGAGGAGCCGCTCGTGCTATGGAAAGATGGCGCGAGTGTATTTCGATAATGAAGCGCGAGTTTTTGAGCGTACCTGGGCTCTCCGTCGAAGAGATCGAACCAGACTCTGCATTCTGCAATCCACGAATAGCGGTTTCTTGGCGCGCTAAGGTATTCCCAGTAAGCGCCGACGTGATCGCCAAGAAGCTGGCTGGCGGGCGTCCGCGCATTGTGTTGCACGACTGTTGGCAGGAGCCGCAACGGATCGTAGTCGATCCAACCAATCTGACCGGATTCGAAGCCGAGATCGTTGGCCGTTCAATCGTTCATGCCATTTCAGAGCCTTTTGTTCCGCCAGCCGCACCACCGCACGAGGACTTTGAGGACGTAGCAGGAGCATGGCAGGTCTTTATCGACTTTCTTCATGGTAGCACTGTACACGCGTTCGTTCTGCTACAGGAGAGTCAAGACATTACGGGCAAACACATCGGCGCCGATGTCTCGAGTAACTGCCGAGGCCAGATAGTTGGACCGAAATTGAAGCTGGTTTCACAGTTGCCGGGCGATCCCTTGGCCATAGACTACGAGTTCGAAGGGACGCTTCGCGACGGCATTTTGACAGGGGTTGTTTACTTGGGTGCGTCCGCAGCCAAGTACAGCGGTCTCAGCTTTAGGCGGCAATTCGGACGAGCGAGTTGGCGCGCCACGCGTACCCGAGCAAGTCACACCGACGGCTAAAATGCGCAAGTCGTCGCTAAGCGGTCCACTAAACTAGTCGAGCAAATTGGAGATAATAAGGAAGTACCATCCTCGACGACAATTCACCCCGGTCCATGCTCGCATACTGTTGATACGCGTGGCCAAGCTGATGAAGCGTATTTGGCCGGCTGGAAACCAAATGCAGGCCAGCCGCTAATATGTGTGTAGTGCAGACCACGGTTACATCGAGACCTACCGCGAAGTCGCATGGCCGAGGCAATACTTGGTGCGACCAAACGGCGGTCAAAGTCGCCCCGTAGTTCGTGTCATTCACCATCACTGGAATAAATCTGTTCGGGCGAAATCGGAGGGGAAACAGAGCCCATTGCCCGCAATCCGTATTAGGGTCTGTACCTAATTAGCGAACTTTGATTCCCTCGCACCGAGTTGATTCGGTGCGGGGGTCTTGGATGCGCAAAGGGCTGTTTTGGCTCAACGACGAGCAATGGGCTCAGATAAGGCCACATCTGCCAACGAACCAGACCGGCCCGGCGCGCGATGATGATCGACGTATCATCAGCGGCATCATTCACATGCTTCAATGCGGTGCGCGCTGGCGCGATTGCCCGCCCGATTATGGCCCGTACACGACGATCTACAATCGTTTCAATCGCTGGGCTAAGCGCGGACATTGGCAGGCGATCTTTGAAGCGCTCGCCCGCTGTGGCAAGGACAGCGTGACTTTGTCCATCGACTCCACCACGATCAAAGCGCATCGCTCGGCGAGCGGCGGAAAAGGGGGAGCATGAACAGGCGATCGGCCGCTCGCGCGGTGGGCGGACCACGAAAATCCACGCGCTGAGCGACCCTGATTGCAGACCTTGCGCATTTCATCTCACTCCGGGGCAAGCCGCAGATATTGCCGCAGGACCGGCCCTTTTGAAGCTCGCGCCGCCCATGTCTAGCCTTATCGGGGACAAAGGCTACGACGGCGACGGCTTTCGCGCCGAAATCGTCGATCGCGGCGCGAAGCCCGTCATTCCAAACAAATCCAACAGGGTGGTCCTCCACAGCTTCAGCAAACGTGCCTACAAAGGACGCAATGTCATCGAGCGCTGTTTCTGCCGGCTCAAGGATTTCAGGCGTGTCGCTACTCGGTATGACAAACTCGCCAGGAACTTCTTAGCCGCCGTCCACCTCGCCGCCATCGTCGCCTATTGGATCAATTGAGTCTGAACCCTAGTTGAGGCACTCGACGATATGCGACCGGAACCGAGAAGATCGAAACCCACCCGGGAGGATGACAGTCTGATCGTTGTGGCACTGGGCGGTGCAGGAATTATCAGCTACGGCACACTTTATTATTGTGTGGCGGCCATTGCAAAAGAGGCTTCCCGTGACCTCGTAGTCACAGAGGACTGGATAATTGGTTGTTTCTCATTTGCTTTGCTTGCCAGTGCGCTGATGTCGCTGGTTGCCGGTCGCCTCATGGACCGATACGGCGCAGGCAAGACAATGAAGGTCGCCTCATTCGTTGGAGCTGCTAGCCTGGGAATTGCAGCAACTTCTTGGAATGCAGTCGTTTTTGCAATCGCCCTGTTCGGTATGCAACTTGCGTCGGCATTTCTCTTTTATGAGGCTGCGTTCGTGTTCTTGGTACAGCGAGATGCGGTTCATGCAGGACGGCAAATGGCTCTCCTGACATTAATTGTCGGTTTCTCGTCAACGCTATTTTGGCCGTTGACCTCGTTGCTGCTCACTTCGATATGCTGGAGGCAAGTCTGTTGGATCTATGGAGGCTGCAATGTTCTCCTCGCTGTCCCTTTAATCCAATTGGCTCTTGGGAAGTCCTCCGCAAGGCTTGGAGATCAGAACACGGTCTGTGGCCCGCAAGACCAGTCCTCTTCCAAGACGATTGACCTCCTCCTCATGACGTTAGGCTTTTCGCTGACGACATTTGCTTTTTCAGCGTTACTCAGTCGAATGATTCCTATCCTTGCGTCGATCGGTTTAGAGCTGCAGGAGACAGCCTTGGTTTCCACGCTCTTCGGCCCGTCACAGATCGCGGTACGGCTATTTGCGGGATCGTTTACCGAGAGGATATCGCCAATTCAACTCACCATTCTCTCATGTGTTATGCTCTCGGCGGCGACATTCACTATTATACTGACGTCTCACTCTTTCGTCGGAATTGCAATCTTCGTTGCCTTGGTTGGGTTTAGCTCTGGTCTAAACAGCATCTGCCGTGGGAGCTTGCCGCTCTCAGTCTTCGGGCCGGATGGGTATGGAGCACGGGTCGGGTTGATCACGATCTTCCGATTATCGACGGCGTCGTTCGCGCCATTCTTCTTCAATTTCATCCAAAACAACTATGGCGTCAGGCTTGCCTTGACTTCTCTAGCCATCTGCGCAACAGCAAGCACTCTTTCATTCGCACTCGTGAGTGCCCGATTGAAGCGGGAACCAGGCCGTTGAAGAAGTGGGCCGGTCGGCCTGACGGCGAGCCCAACGCGAACTGGATCGTCAATAAGTGTCCGCCACCTTAGATGAACGATCGCAAGTGTCTGCGTTTAGGCTTATCACGCCGAGCCCGACGTTAGCACGCATTCTG from Bradyrhizobium zhanjiangense includes these protein-coding regions:
- a CDS encoding PLP-dependent transferase; translated protein: MNLDIDCDGTPHDGPAAGQVFRDLGVEPIINCTGVRTSYGGCNPTRSVLAAMEASGRGFVVLDEVAEAVGRKLAVLSGAEWGLVTAGSAAAVSQAVAACVVGNDPEKMLKLPLRGEKTVVVAADQRMAYEHAIRAVGCVVRPIGRASDMDQIEIEKIAAICVVASDIPKSVLSFEQIALRSKQLGIPLIVDGAGAAPRFPSVLLQNGADLLIHSGGKYICGPQSTGFLLGSERLCRAAYLNGPPGQSFGRSMKVGKDEIIGAYVALEQWVRGGAARAMERWRECISIMKREFLSVPGLSVEEIEPDSAFCNPRIAVSWRAKVFPVSADVIAKKLAGGRPRIVLHDCWQEPQRIVVDPTNLTGFEAEIVGRSIVHAISEPFVPPAAPPHEDFEDVAGAWQVFIDFLHGSTVHAFVLLQESQDITGKHIGADVSSNCRGQIVGPKLKLVSQLPGDPLAIDYEFEGTLRDGILTGVVYLGASAAKYSGLSFRRQFGRASWRATRTRASHTDG
- a CDS encoding MFS transporter — translated: MRPEPRRSKPTREDDSLIVVALGGAGIISYGTLYYCVAAIAKEASRDLVVTEDWIIGCFSFALLASALMSLVAGRLMDRYGAGKTMKVASFVGAASLGIAATSWNAVVFAIALFGMQLASAFLFYEAAFVFLVQRDAVHAGRQMALLTLIVGFSSTLFWPLTSLLLTSICWRQVCWIYGGCNVLLAVPLIQLALGKSSARLGDQNTVCGPQDQSSSKTIDLLLMTLGFSLTTFAFSALLSRMIPILASIGLELQETALVSTLFGPSQIAVRLFAGSFTERISPIQLTILSCVMLSAATFTIILTSHSFVGIAIFVALVGFSSGLNSICRGSLPLSVFGPDGYGARVGLITIFRLSTASFAPFFFNFIQNNYGVRLALTSLAICATASTLSFALVSARLKREPGR